One region of Juglans microcarpa x Juglans regia isolate MS1-56 chromosome 7S, Jm3101_v1.0, whole genome shotgun sequence genomic DNA includes:
- the LOC121241423 gene encoding uncharacterized protein LOC121241423 translates to MSKAYDRVDWNFLLHVLDAFDFSANVCELIKSCISSPWFSIMMNGTPLGFFKGECGLRQCDPLSPYLFIVMREVLSCLIKQSCDNNKIGQFTQARGTPLVSHLMYADDIVIFANGGKRSMRSLMQVLKCYEGWSGQMLNKDKSAIYFSKSISLSRKGNIILTTGFSEGGFPFKYLGVPIVVGRLKVCDFGDLLGKVKKKIAGWKMKFLSAGGRTILLSHVLSSMATHLLVVLHVPTVVIKSLNRLLSSFFWGESDGKDRRKWVAWKEICRPIDEGGLGIRDFRDIQRALHMKLAWRLISGQSLWAEFFKGKYVRGNHYLFWLLIRGRDSGSLL, encoded by the coding sequence ATGTCCAAGGCGTATGACAGAGTGGATTGGAACTTCCTTCTCCATGTTTTAGATGCGTTTGATTTTTCTGCTAATGTCTGTGAGTTAATTAAGTCTTGCATCTCTTCACCGTGGTtctctattatgatgaatggcacACCATTGGGTTTCTTTAAAGGAGAATGTGGTCTGAGACAATGTGACCCTCTTTCGCCTTATTTATTCATTGTTATGCGAGAAGTTCTCTCTTGTCTTATTAAACAGTCTTGTGATAATAATAAGATTGGTCAGTTCACTCAGGCTAGAGGTACTCCCCTGGTATCCCAtcttatgtatgctgatgatattgttatttttgctaatggtggCAAGAGGTCTATGAGATCTTTGATGCAGGTTTTGAAATGTTATGAAGGTTGGTCGGGTCAAATGCTCAATAAAGATAAGAGtgccatttatttttctaaaagtaTCTCGCTTTCTAGGAAGGGAAACATTATTCTTACTACTGGTTTTTCTGAAGGGGGCTTTCCTTTCAAATACTTGGGCGTGCCGATTGTTGTTGGTAGACTTAAggtttgtgattttggtgattTATTGGgcaaagttaaaaagaaaattgcgggttggaagatgaaatttcTTTCTGCGGGTGGTAGAACTATTCTCCTGAGTCATGTTTTGTCTAGTATGGCTACACACCTCTTAGTTGTTTTACATGTTCCTACTGTTGTGATTAAGTCGCTAAACAGGCTTTTGAGTTCCTTCTTTTGGGGTGAATCTGATGGTAAAGATAGGCGAAAGTGGGTGGCTTGGAAGGAAATTTGCAGACCTATAGATGAGGGAGGTTTGGGGATTCGGGATTTCAGGGATATTCAAAGGGCACTCCATATGAAACTTGCTTGGCGGTTAATCTCGGGTCAGTCTTTATGGGCGGAGTTCTTTAAAGGCAAGTACGTCAGGGGAAACCATTATCTCTTCTGGCTCCTAATAAGGGGACGAGATTCTGGAAGTCTATTGTGA